In Bosea vestrisii, the following are encoded in one genomic region:
- a CDS encoding ABC transporter permease, which yields MRIRNGWAALLIGLPLAFMAAFFLVPFFVVVIASFQTKDGVWSLANYTRILGDSYYPGVLYVTFKLSLIATLVSFAIGYPIAYYIVNVVRSRGARRICYVLVLMPLFTSNIVRSFGWMILLGRQGLVNTTLMAFGLTDRPIPILFTELSIIIGLTYILVPFMVLTVAGVLQTIDKSLVEAGLDLGASRFVTFVKVTFPLSLPGVVAGSLIVFTLAVSAYVVPSIMSGGRTVVMAMSIFEQYGSLFDFNFGAALAVGLLVVTLVLIALYLFFIERQPTGRQAVRA from the coding sequence ATGAGAATCCGCAATGGCTGGGCCGCCCTTTTGATCGGCCTACCGCTGGCCTTCATGGCAGCCTTCTTCCTCGTGCCCTTCTTTGTCGTCGTGATCGCGAGCTTCCAGACCAAGGATGGCGTCTGGAGCCTGGCTAACTACACCCGCATTCTCGGCGACAGCTACTATCCCGGCGTCCTCTACGTGACTTTCAAGCTCTCGCTGATCGCGACGCTGGTCTCCTTCGCGATCGGCTATCCCATCGCCTATTACATCGTGAACGTGGTCCGCAGCCGCGGGGCCAGGCGCATCTGCTACGTTCTGGTCCTCATGCCGCTGTTCACGAGCAACATCGTGCGCTCCTTCGGCTGGATGATCCTGCTCGGGCGCCAGGGGCTGGTGAACACGACGCTGATGGCATTCGGCCTCACCGACAGGCCGATCCCGATCCTGTTCACGGAACTCAGCATCATCATCGGGCTGACCTACATCCTCGTGCCCTTCATGGTGCTGACAGTCGCCGGGGTCCTCCAGACCATCGACAAATCGCTGGTGGAAGCCGGACTGGATTTGGGAGCGAGCCGGTTTGTCACCTTCGTCAAGGTCACCTTCCCGCTCAGCTTGCCGGGCGTGGTCGCGGGATCGCTGATCGTCTTCACCCTCGCCGTCAGCGCCTATGTCGTTCCGAGCATCATGAGCGGCGGTCGCACCGTCGTGATGGCGATGTCGATCTTCGAGCAATACGGCTCGCTCTTCGACTTCAACTTCGGAGCTGCGCTCGCGGTCGGGTTGCTCGTCGTCACGCTCGTATTGATCGCACTTTATCTGTTCTTCATCGAACGGCAGCCAACTGGCCGCCAGGCAGTGCGCGCATGA
- a CDS encoding CaiB/BaiF CoA transferase family protein, whose amino-acid sequence MEAHARTMPEGALSDLKVLELGSMLAGPFVGSMLGDFGARVIKVEKPGKPDALREWPPHKDGVALWWKTMARNKHVITLDISRPEAREIALRLIGESDIVIENFRPGTLERWGFDPAELSKRFPRIVWVRVSGWGQTGPNREQGGYATIAEAFSGLASFTGHPDKGPTVSAFPMGDYLAGVFGAFGAMAAIHRRESSGRGQVVDVALYEPLLRIIESVIVRYDQTGQKKPLLGNQMEEDVPRNVYATADGGAIAISCGSQRIYEGLVDAMGRPDLKHDPRFATMADRVTHRVAIDDEVAAWLKTQPTALALEKLVANKVVAGKIHDIADVLSDAHVAAREAVRTLVDDTLGPMRMPAPVPKLSETPGDIRWSGRDPGASNDEVFGDWLGLSQAEIEDLRRNHII is encoded by the coding sequence ATGGAAGCGCACGCCCGAACTATGCCTGAAGGTGCCCTGTCGGACCTCAAGGTTCTCGAACTCGGCTCAATGCTGGCCGGCCCATTCGTCGGCTCGATGCTGGGGGATTTCGGCGCCCGCGTCATCAAGGTGGAGAAGCCGGGCAAGCCGGACGCCCTGCGCGAATGGCCGCCGCACAAGGACGGTGTGGCATTGTGGTGGAAGACGATGGCGCGCAACAAGCACGTCATCACCCTCGATATCTCAAGACCGGAAGCGCGTGAGATCGCGCTGCGACTGATCGGCGAAAGCGACATCGTCATCGAGAACTTCCGCCCGGGCACGCTCGAGCGCTGGGGTTTTGATCCCGCTGAGCTGTCGAAGCGCTTTCCGCGTATCGTCTGGGTACGCGTCAGCGGCTGGGGGCAGACCGGACCCAACCGGGAACAGGGCGGCTATGCCACCATCGCCGAGGCCTTTTCCGGCCTGGCATCCTTCACCGGCCATCCCGACAAGGGGCCGACCGTCTCGGCATTCCCGATGGGCGATTATCTCGCCGGCGTCTTCGGGGCTTTCGGTGCTATGGCGGCAATCCATCGACGCGAGAGCAGCGGCCGCGGTCAGGTGGTCGACGTCGCGCTCTACGAGCCGCTGCTGCGCATCATCGAATCCGTGATCGTGCGCTACGACCAGACCGGCCAGAAGAAGCCCTTGCTCGGAAACCAGATGGAGGAGGACGTTCCGCGCAACGTCTACGCCACGGCCGATGGTGGCGCGATTGCGATCAGCTGCGGCTCCCAGCGCATCTACGAAGGTCTCGTCGATGCGATGGGACGCCCGGATCTCAAGCACGATCCGCGCTTCGCAACCATGGCCGACCGCGTCACGCATCGCGTTGCGATCGATGACGAAGTCGCGGCCTGGCTGAAGACGCAGCCCACGGCGCTCGCTCTGGAGAAGCTCGTCGCAAACAAGGTCGTAGCCGGCAAGATCCACGATATCGCCGATGTGTTGAGCGACGCCCATGTTGCCGCGCGCGAAGCCGTCCGCACGCTTGTCGACGACACGTTGGGACCGATGCGCATGCCAGCGCCGGTACCGAAACTCAGCGAGACGCCGGGCGACATCCGCTGGTCGGGGCGCGATCCCGGCGCATCCAATGACGAGGTCTTCGGTGACTGGCTCGGCCTTTCGCAGGCCGAGATCGAAGACCTCCGACGCAACCACATCATCTGA
- a CDS encoding SemiSWEET family sugar transporter, translating into MNWIAWAGGAAAVCSMVSFVPQAWRILKTRDTSSISPVMYSLTTIGFGLWTAYGIGLGEWPLIVTNSVCFVLAAFILVMTLLPQRTKDRVAEAVGDAPD; encoded by the coding sequence ATGAACTGGATCGCATGGGCCGGGGGCGCTGCCGCCGTTTGCTCGATGGTGAGCTTCGTTCCCCAAGCCTGGCGAATCCTGAAGACGCGCGACACGAGTTCGATCTCGCCGGTGATGTACAGCTTGACGACCATAGGATTCGGGCTGTGGACCGCCTATGGCATCGGCCTTGGCGAATGGCCGCTCATCGTGACCAATAGTGTCTGCTTTGTTCTCGCAGCCTTTATCCTGGTGATGACGCTGCTTCCGCAACGAACCAAAGACCGTGTCGCCGAGGCTGTTGGCGATGCTCCCGACTAG
- a CDS encoding Zn-ribbon domain-containing OB-fold protein encodes MSAEIAYPQPYEDEDNAPFLAGWREGRLLLQQSRDGGPLFFYPRPICPYTGSADLVWTEVTGRGRIVSFSLITRPNHPSFNEEVPIILAEIALDEGASLLGRIIGADAASITSGARLELLPPDEARRYPLPAFRLAV; translated from the coding sequence ATGAGCGCTGAGATCGCCTATCCGCAACCCTATGAAGACGAGGACAATGCGCCCTTCCTGGCCGGCTGGCGCGAGGGCCGGCTGCTGCTCCAGCAGAGCCGCGACGGCGGCCCCCTGTTCTTCTATCCCCGGCCGATCTGCCCCTATACCGGCTCGGCCGACCTCGTCTGGACGGAGGTGACGGGGCGCGGCCGGATCGTGTCCTTCTCGCTCATCACCCGCCCCAACCATCCCTCGTTCAACGAGGAGGTTCCGATCATCCTCGCCGAGATCGCGCTGGACGAAGGCGCGAGCCTCCTCGGCCGGATCATCGGCGCCGATGCGGCGTCGATCACGAGCGGGGCGAGGTTGGAGCTGCTGCCGCCCGACGAGGCACGGCGCTACCCGCTGCCGGCCTTCCGATTGGCTGTGTGA
- a CDS encoding acyclic terpene utilization AtuA family protein gives MSAITVLTPTGTLGYGFGDEALARGMSLNPAVIAVDAGSTDPGPHYLGSGKPLVSDVSIKRELTALIRAGQKAGIPVIVGSVGGAGSGVQVDRTAALVREIAKETGLKLKLATIRSDIPIERAKRAVAAGEVIDFEAGHPLTQEALDQTVTLVAQMGHEPICEALDAGANVIIAGRACDDSVIAAYPIWKGADPALAIHMGKILECGAFSAEPFAMDVMLGTIHEDSFVLEPGSTGRRASVKSVSAHSLYERENPFKQGGPGHEIDLTACSFEQLGDRQVRVKGAKLTETEDYYVKLEGARLAGYRSISIAGIRCPTTIAALDGILDQLKYKAMDYFAPSPIAIQFHVYGRDGVMKELERDKALQREVGLVIEVTAASQELAHAACHQLSGAMLHHHYEGIINPSGNLAFPYSPSDLDVGPVYEFSAYHLMKVDSPTELFPVSIEEL, from the coding sequence ATGTCTGCCATTACCGTGCTCACCCCCACGGGAACTCTGGGCTACGGCTTCGGTGATGAAGCCCTGGCGCGGGGCATGTCCCTTAATCCCGCGGTCATTGCAGTCGATGCCGGCTCGACCGATCCCGGGCCTCACTACCTTGGCTCAGGCAAGCCGCTGGTCTCGGATGTCAGCATAAAGCGAGAGCTGACGGCCTTGATCCGCGCGGGGCAGAAGGCTGGCATCCCCGTCATCGTCGGTAGCGTGGGCGGAGCCGGTTCCGGGGTTCAGGTCGATCGGACTGCCGCTCTGGTTCGCGAGATCGCCAAAGAGACTGGCTTAAAGCTCAAGCTTGCGACCATTCGCTCCGATATCCCGATCGAGCGGGCCAAGCGCGCGGTCGCAGCGGGCGAGGTGATCGACTTCGAGGCCGGGCATCCACTGACGCAGGAAGCGCTCGACCAGACGGTCACCCTTGTGGCCCAGATGGGGCACGAGCCGATCTGCGAAGCGCTCGACGCCGGTGCAAACGTCATCATCGCCGGCCGCGCCTGCGATGACTCGGTGATCGCCGCTTATCCGATCTGGAAAGGCGCCGATCCCGCGCTGGCGATCCATATGGGCAAAATCCTGGAATGCGGCGCGTTCTCCGCCGAGCCCTTCGCCATGGACGTGATGCTCGGAACCATTCACGAAGACAGCTTCGTGCTCGAGCCCGGCAGCACCGGTCGGCGCGCCTCGGTCAAGTCAGTCTCCGCGCATTCGCTCTATGAGCGCGAGAACCCCTTCAAGCAGGGGGGCCCCGGCCACGAGATCGACCTGACTGCCTGCTCGTTCGAGCAGCTCGGCGACAGGCAGGTCCGTGTCAAAGGCGCGAAACTGACAGAAACTGAAGATTATTACGTCAAGCTGGAAGGTGCGCGGCTGGCAGGCTACCGTTCCATCTCGATCGCAGGCATTCGTTGTCCCACAACGATCGCTGCACTCGACGGTATTCTGGACCAGCTCAAATACAAGGCGATGGATTACTTTGCGCCATCTCCGATCGCTATCCAATTCCATGTCTACGGGCGCGACGGCGTGATGAAGGAGCTGGAACGGGACAAGGCCTTGCAACGCGAGGTCGGGCTTGTGATCGAGGTTACCGCGGCCAGCCAGGAGCTTGCCCACGCAGCCTGCCATCAGCTCAGCGGAGCAATGCTGCACCATCACTACGAGGGCATCATCAATCCGTCGGGCAATCTGGCCTTCCCCTATTCGCCGTCCGACCTCGACGTCGGCCCCGTCTACGAGTTCAGCGCCTATCACCTGATGAAGGTGGATTCGCCGACTGAGCTTTTCCCCGTCAGCATCGAGGAGCTGTGA
- a CDS encoding thiolase family protein produces MTSSIGIAGYGHTAYEKRTTRSLFSFLAEAGGKALASAGLAFKDVDGLAICSFELPPDNTVTAAEQLGISVSWAYLGTAGSAGPVASIINARHAIESGQATTVLCIAGDNYDVGGHFKLMDNFSRGLRNYGTPLGFGGANGLFGIIQRKHAETYGTRREDLGRISVDQRRSAQRNEHALLRGPMTIDDYMNARVIADPICLYDCVLPCAGAEAVVVTTLDRAPAGKAVRILSGFERHNHPPMEIAPLRGGWETFAGKLYDKAGFGPKDMDFVQLYDDYPIMVAIQLEDLGFCKKGEVSAFLAANSFSWDGSLPLNTGGGQLSCGQAGIAGGLLSVTEAVRQLRGEAGNRQVANARRGLVAGYGMVGYGHGLSASSIILEAVS; encoded by the coding sequence ATGACAAGCAGTATCGGAATCGCCGGCTACGGCCACACCGCCTACGAGAAGCGGACAACACGCTCGCTCTTTTCCTTCCTCGCGGAAGCAGGGGGCAAGGCGCTGGCTTCGGCCGGCCTCGCCTTCAAGGATGTCGACGGTCTCGCGATCTGTTCCTTCGAACTGCCACCGGACAACACGGTGACGGCGGCAGAGCAGCTCGGCATCTCCGTGTCGTGGGCCTATCTGGGCACGGCCGGGAGTGCCGGCCCGGTCGCCAGCATCATCAACGCCAGGCACGCCATCGAGAGTGGCCAGGCCACGACCGTCCTGTGCATTGCCGGCGACAATTACGATGTCGGCGGCCATTTCAAGCTGATGGACAATTTCAGCCGGGGCCTGCGCAATTACGGCACGCCGCTCGGCTTCGGCGGGGCCAACGGCCTGTTCGGCATCATCCAGCGCAAGCATGCGGAGACCTATGGTACGCGCCGCGAGGATCTCGGCCGCATCTCCGTCGACCAGCGCCGCAGTGCACAGCGCAACGAGCACGCGCTGCTGCGCGGCCCGATGACGATCGACGACTACATGAACGCCCGCGTCATCGCGGATCCGATCTGCCTTTATGATTGCGTACTGCCCTGCGCCGGCGCCGAGGCCGTGGTCGTCACCACGCTGGACCGCGCACCGGCGGGAAAGGCTGTCCGCATCCTCTCGGGCTTCGAACGCCACAACCATCCGCCGATGGAGATCGCTCCGCTGCGCGGCGGCTGGGAGACCTTTGCGGGAAAGCTCTACGACAAGGCGGGTTTCGGCCCCAAGGACATGGATTTCGTCCAGCTCTATGACGATTACCCGATCATGGTGGCGATCCAGCTCGAGGATCTCGGCTTCTGCAAGAAGGGCGAAGTAAGCGCCTTCCTGGCCGCCAACAGCTTCTCCTGGGACGGCAGCCTGCCCTTGAACACGGGTGGTGGCCAGCTGTCCTGCGGGCAGGCCGGCATCGCGGGCGGCCTGCTGAGCGTCACCGAAGCGGTGCGGCAATTGCGCGGCGAAGCCGGCAACCGGCAGGTTGCCAACGCCAGACGTGGCCTCGTCGCAGGCTATGGCATGGTCGGCTACGGCCATGGTCTTTCCGCCAGCAGCATCATCCTGGAGGCCGTGTCATGA
- a CDS encoding orotate phosphoribosyltransferase: protein MTANETGREVAELLFRAGAIHVSRQQPFILAAGWASPVYVDVRLLLGDPTLRQAITELAARYAGAAFPADSFDAIAGAETAGIPFAAWLADRLALKLRYVRKRPLGIGRNAQVEGGSVEGLRVLLMDDLTTDGGSKLNFARGLRAAGAEVEHVMTIFYHDVFPGAGARLQEAGLTLHALANWSDVLRTDASQDLAPADRAEIERFLADPVAWSTRHGGRAGLSPRL from the coding sequence ATGACGGCGAACGAGACCGGCCGCGAGGTTGCTGAGCTCCTGTTCAGGGCCGGCGCCATCCATGTCAGCCGCCAGCAGCCCTTTATTCTGGCCGCCGGCTGGGCGAGCCCCGTCTATGTCGATGTCCGCCTGCTGCTTGGCGATCCCACCTTGCGCCAGGCGATTACCGAACTCGCCGCCCGCTATGCCGGCGCGGCCTTTCCGGCAGACAGCTTTGACGCCATCGCCGGCGCCGAGACGGCCGGCATCCCCTTTGCCGCCTGGCTCGCCGACAGGCTGGCCCTGAAGCTGCGCTATGTCCGCAAGCGCCCGCTCGGCATCGGGCGCAACGCCCAGGTGGAGGGTGGATCGGTCGAGGGCTTGCGCGTGTTGCTGATGGACGACCTGACGACCGATGGCGGCAGCAAGCTCAACTTCGCCCGCGGCCTGCGGGCGGCAGGGGCTGAGGTCGAGCATGTGATGACGATCTTCTATCACGATGTCTTTCCAGGCGCCGGCGCCCGGCTGCAGGAGGCCGGCCTGACCCTCCACGCTCTGGCGAACTGGAGCGACGTGCTGCGCACTGATGCCAGCCAGGATCTTGCGCCGGCGGATCGCGCCGAGATCGAACGTTTCCTCGCCGACCCGGTGGCCTGGTCGACCCGTCATGGCGGCCGCGCCGGCTTGTCGCCGCGGCTCTGA
- a CDS encoding Zn-dependent hydrolase, with protein MATERDAGANLVVALEGSEPELPFLACGSHLDSVPQGGNFDGAAGVIAGLAILARFKDEGFVPRRTIKVYGLRGEESARFGKAYMGSSALFGKLSAADLSVRDHASGQSLAECMASVGVDMVRVEKGEPLLDPATVAVWIELHIEQGPVLVARDLPIGIVTGIRGNIRHREVECLGEAGHSGAVPRWLRRDAVFATAELITHLDRHWRTLLERGRDVVITAGVLGTDPREHAIARIPGTVRFSFEIRSQNRETLEAFYDLFLSECGLIGEERGVEFRVDRRLESAPAVMDAGWITRLKTAARDLGLPDEDIPSGAGHDAAVFANAGIPSAMIFVRNQHGSHNPHEAMAIDDFLAGVAVMRDAIKEAVR; from the coding sequence TTGGCGACGGAGCGGGATGCCGGCGCAAACCTGGTCGTCGCGTTGGAGGGCAGCGAGCCGGAGCTGCCCTTCCTTGCCTGCGGCTCGCACCTCGATTCCGTGCCGCAAGGCGGGAATTTTGATGGCGCGGCCGGTGTCATCGCCGGCCTTGCCATCCTCGCCCGTTTCAAGGACGAAGGCTTCGTTCCGCGCCGGACCATCAAGGTCTACGGTCTGCGCGGCGAGGAGAGCGCCCGCTTCGGCAAGGCCTATATGGGCTCCAGCGCCTTGTTCGGGAAACTCTCGGCCGCCGATCTGTCGGTGCGCGACCATGCGAGCGGGCAGAGCCTGGCGGAATGCATGGCCTCCGTCGGCGTCGACATGGTCCGCGTCGAGAAAGGCGAGCCGCTGCTCGACCCCGCCACCGTCGCGGTCTGGATCGAATTGCATATCGAACAGGGGCCGGTTCTGGTCGCCCGGGATCTGCCGATTGGCATCGTCACCGGCATCAGGGGCAATATCCGTCATCGCGAGGTCGAATGCCTCGGCGAGGCCGGCCATTCCGGCGCGGTGCCGCGCTGGCTCCGTCGCGATGCGGTCTTCGCCACGGCGGAGCTGATCACCCATCTCGACCGGCACTGGCGCACGCTGCTGGAGCGCGGTCGCGACGTCGTCATAACGGCGGGCGTGCTCGGCACCGATCCGCGGGAGCACGCCATCGCGCGTATTCCCGGCACGGTACGCTTCTCCTTCGAGATACGCAGCCAGAACCGCGAGACGCTGGAGGCCTTCTACGACCTCTTCCTCTCGGAATGCGGCCTGATCGGCGAGGAGCGAGGGGTTGAGTTCCGCGTCGACCGCCGGCTCGAATCCGCTCCTGCCGTGATGGACGCCGGCTGGATCACACGGCTCAAGACCGCCGCCCGCGATCTCGGCCTGCCCGATGAGGACATCCCGAGCGGGGCTGGACATGATGCGGCTGTTTTCGCCAATGCCGGCATCCCCAGCGCGATGATCTTCGTGCGCAACCAGCACGGATCGCATAATCCGCATGAGGCGATGGCGATCGATGATTTCCTCGCCGGGGTCGCGGTGATGCGCGATGCCATCAAGGAGGCTGTGCGATGA
- a CDS encoding ABC transporter permease, with protein sequence MMTLSERIGRVFLLIFVWAGLAFLTIPLAIIVAVSFTETEYLTFPPVGFTLRWYQRFLADTSYLDAIGLSVSLAVASTVIAVLLGIPAALAITRSNLPGVKIINAIFLAPLILPTIVIGAALLQYASMLGFARSYTALLVGHVVIVVPYILRTVLASLARFDQTLEEASLDLGASAFSTFFLVTLPIIKPGLVAGALFALIISWINVELSIFNATATLMPIPVKLFNYVQYAIDPMVAAISAGTIYVAIVAVVLLDIFVGIDRVATPSK encoded by the coding sequence ATGATGACGCTCTCGGAACGAATCGGCCGTGTTTTCCTGCTGATTTTCGTCTGGGCGGGCTTGGCGTTCCTGACGATCCCGCTCGCGATCATCGTCGCGGTCTCCTTCACGGAGACCGAGTATCTGACCTTTCCCCCGGTGGGCTTCACCCTGCGCTGGTATCAGCGCTTCCTCGCCGACACCTCCTATCTGGATGCGATCGGGCTCAGCGTGTCGCTCGCGGTTGCTTCCACAGTGATTGCAGTCCTGCTTGGGATACCGGCGGCTCTGGCGATCACGCGAAGCAACCTGCCCGGCGTCAAGATCATCAACGCGATCTTCCTGGCGCCCCTGATCCTGCCGACGATCGTGATCGGTGCCGCGCTTCTGCAATATGCCAGCATGCTCGGCTTCGCGCGCAGCTACACCGCGCTGCTCGTAGGCCATGTCGTCATCGTCGTTCCCTACATCCTGCGGACGGTGCTGGCCTCGCTCGCCCGCTTCGACCAGACGCTGGAGGAAGCGAGCCTCGATCTCGGTGCCTCCGCCTTCTCGACCTTTTTCCTGGTGACACTGCCGATCATCAAGCCAGGGCTCGTCGCTGGCGCTCTGTTTGCGCTCATCATCTCCTGGATCAACGTCGAGCTGAGCATTTTCAATGCGACTGCGACGCTGATGCCCATCCCGGTCAAGCTCTTCAACTACGTCCAGTACGCCATCGACCCCATGGTTGCGGCGATCTCCGCCGGAACGATCTACGTCGCCATCGTAGCGGTGGTGTTGCTCGATATCTTCGTCGGCATCGACCGGGTCGCGACACCCTCGAAATAG
- a CDS encoding DUF4387 domain-containing protein has product MSARPLREIADIVRSKNAGPYRITFDILCKEKANYEVIRSSGAITPETVAKAYGLSVSDISSFFEIDMANAIKITIKRPRAQGSAGEGDMYGCQQHVPLMNMPIPVA; this is encoded by the coding sequence ATGAGCGCCCGTCCCCTCCGCGAAATCGCGGACATCGTCCGCAGCAAGAACGCCGGTCCCTATCGCATCACCTTCGACATCCTGTGCAAGGAGAAGGCGAACTACGAGGTGATCCGCTCCTCCGGCGCGATCACTCCCGAAACGGTCGCGAAGGCGTACGGCCTTTCAGTCTCGGATATTTCCTCCTTTTTCGAGATCGACATGGCGAACGCCATCAAGATCACGATCAAACGCCCCCGCGCGCAGGGATCGGCTGGCGAGGGCGACATGTATGGCTGCCAGCAGCATGTTCCGCTGATGAACATGCCGATCCCCGTAGCTTGA
- a CDS encoding ABC transporter ATP-binding protein, whose product MNNSYIRVEHLTKRYSDLVVLNDISLDVAEGEFLALLGPSGCGKTTLLRTIAGFVEFSDGDIMIDGRSMKRLPPNRRPVNTVFQNYALFPHLTVAQNVGFGPRRAGKAAREVSSIIEDCLSTVGMAAYAGRFPSQLSGGQQQRVALARAIANRPKVLLLDEPLGALDLKLRKQMQIELKALQQKLGITFIFVTHDQEEALVMADRIAVMDAGRIAQIGSGRDIYHAPAERYVADFIGDANLLAATVATDGSLSVGALSIAAHHDARPGTPATYLLRPEAVSVQHPPAPSGNLISTSARVREIVFAGGIVRIYAVTAEGQEIVAQQASLAGDTPITVGDDVVLSWHRDSGRVLTK is encoded by the coding sequence ATGAACAACAGCTACATCAGAGTCGAGCACCTGACGAAACGCTACAGCGATCTCGTGGTGCTGAACGACATCTCGCTGGATGTGGCGGAAGGCGAATTCCTGGCCTTGCTGGGCCCCAGCGGCTGTGGAAAGACGACCCTGTTGCGCACCATCGCCGGCTTCGTCGAGTTCAGCGATGGCGACATCATGATCGATGGCCGGTCGATGAAGCGCCTGCCGCCCAACCGTCGGCCCGTGAATACGGTCTTCCAGAATTACGCGCTCTTCCCGCATCTGACCGTCGCCCAGAATGTGGGCTTCGGCCCGCGGCGCGCGGGCAAGGCCGCCCGCGAGGTTTCCTCGATCATCGAGGATTGCCTCTCGACCGTAGGCATGGCCGCCTATGCTGGGCGCTTCCCGTCGCAGCTCTCGGGCGGGCAACAGCAGCGCGTCGCCCTGGCTCGCGCCATCGCAAACCGGCCCAAGGTCCTGCTGCTCGACGAGCCACTCGGCGCGCTCGATCTCAAGCTGCGCAAGCAGATGCAGATCGAACTCAAGGCCTTGCAGCAGAAACTCGGCATCACCTTCATCTTCGTCACGCACGACCAGGAGGAAGCCTTGGTGATGGCCGACCGCATCGCCGTGATGGATGCCGGCCGCATCGCCCAGATCGGCTCGGGCCGCGACATCTATCACGCGCCCGCCGAGCGCTATGTCGCCGACTTCATCGGGGACGCCAACCTGCTGGCCGCGACCGTCGCGACGGATGGCTCGCTGTCCGTGGGGGCGCTCTCGATTGCGGCGCATCACGATGCCAGGCCCGGCACGCCGGCGACTTATCTTTTGCGTCCGGAAGCCGTCAGCGTCCAACACCCGCCCGCCCCTTCTGGAAACCTGATCTCGACGTCAGCGCGCGTCAGGGAGATCGTCTTTGCCGGTGGGATCGTTCGAATCTACGCCGTCACGGCCGAGGGGCAAGAGATCGTCGCTCAGCAGGCATCGCTCGCTGGAGATACACCGATCACGGTCGGCGACGACGTGGTGCTGTCCTGGCATCGTGACAGTGGTCGAGTGCTGACGAAATGA